A genomic region of Choristoneura fumiferana chromosome 15, NRCan_CFum_1, whole genome shotgun sequence contains the following coding sequences:
- the LOC141435859 gene encoding LOW QUALITY PROTEIN: RIB43A-like with coiled-coils protein 2 (The sequence of the model RefSeq protein was modified relative to this genomic sequence to represent the inferred CDS: inserted 1 base in 1 codon), with protein sequence MMKMQISNERDRKEAQNRERRRQCELERRSRIFNARNRKIGVDLPFLERQVIEKRAEREEQRKRDVAFAAQMTKDSNLAVVLEAREMEERRRIDLEIDNYRQQYQRPEDRREFDLNDPDVLKKQLPPRASDGEPVGMSSAQKFEGEDLEYEERKKIMAAQKNAWLEQQVQERKSAEEERKKAEAAYMMAIKARDARXSELDKMERECRYRLGQANLRYNEALAAERKQLEQVLKEQEEADNTAEMYNNLTSDMLTENPDVAKSALGKDRAIGFMYKGMNPEELKKFYAAQKDQMAAAKAKREAEEKMEAEWQALAKSIQRDVARQDIADQRKRREIARQLMEENQLMALQQKEKEKYYREVVYNNTPTDLYYSQFNTTTR encoded by the exons ATGATGAAAATGCAGATATCCAACGAACGGGACCGCAAGGAGGCCCAGAACAGAGAGAGACGGCGTCAGTGCGAGCTGGAAAGACGATCGAGGATCTTCAATGCCAGGAACAGGAAGATTGGT GTGGACCTTCCGTTCTTGGAGCGCCAGGTGATCGAGAAGCGGGCTGAGCGCGAGGAGCAGCGGAAACGGGACGTGGCCTTCGCAGCTCAGATGACCAAAGACAGCAACCTGGCTGTGGTGCTGGAGGCCCGCGAGATGGAG GAACGTCGTCGCATCGACTTGGAGATCGACAACTACCGTCAGCAGTACCAGAGGCCCGAGGACCGAAGGGAGTTCGACCTGAACGACCCAGACGTGCTAAAAAAGCAGCTGCCTCCACGAGCAAGCGACGGCGAACCTGTCGGCATGTCCAGTGCCCAAAA GTTTGAAGGCGAGGACCTGGAGTATGAAGAGCGGAAGAAAATAATGGCGGCACAGAAGAACGCGTGGCTGGAGCAGCAAGTCCAAGAGCGGAAGTCCGCTGAGGAAGAGCGGAAGAAGGCAGAAGCTGCTTATATG atgGCGATTAAGGCTCGTGATGCGC CTAGTGAGCTCGACAAGATGGAACGCGAGTGCCGCTATAGACTTGGCCAGGCCAACCTGAGATACAATGAAGCTTTG GCTGCGGAGCGAAAGCAGTTGGAACAAGTTCTCAAGGAACAAGAAGAAGCTGACAACACTGCCGAGATGTACAACAATCTGACATCCGACATGCTCACTGAGAATCCTGACGTCGCCAAGAGTGCACTCGGAAAGGacag GGCTATCGGTTTTATGTACAAAGGAATGAACCCAGAGGAGCTGAAGAAGTTCTACGCTGCACAAAAAGATCAGATGGCTGCTGCCAAG GCTAAACGCGAGGCTGAGGAGAAGATGGAGGCAGAGTGGCAGGCATTGGCCAAGTCCATACAACGGGACGTAGCACGGCAGGACATCGCAGATCAAAGAAAGAGGAG AGAGATCGCTCGGCAGCTGATGGAAGAAAACCAACTAATGGCTCTGCAACAGAAAGAAAAGGAGAAATACTACCGCGAAGTCGTCTACAACAACACTCCCACTGACCTTTATTACTCACAGTTCAATACCACAACTAGATAA